One genomic region from Labeo rohita strain BAU-BD-2019 chromosome 7, IGBB_LRoh.1.0, whole genome shotgun sequence encodes:
- the si:dkey-62k3.6 gene encoding phospholipid scramblase 2 produces MSEPEAPPATGLQIDDQPFPVPPPLNQSEPLYEDVQDQDEHIYMCPDPVPPPAVLQLENQPPPVQPVMNPSPINAAPYLIQPYKGYPVQYVLPNSMPEQGQCISAYPMGGYGVPEQVPQPAELQLGSHPLPVQTVLTQSSPSTSAPHQVHAYAAPPAVELQSENQPTPVQPVLNQSDPSDPASHQAQPYAAPAVPPLVLFNGVPPGLEYLTQVDQILIHQKTACIKILTRFETNNEYEIKNSTGQEIYHAKEESDCLVHNIFGPARAFKMHITNHMDQEIIQMHRPMRCFLSEVEVQAPPGVTIGYVKQEWSFSPKFSILGPNNEMLLRIQGPFLPFKCCDDIDFEVKGMIGEQSIGRITKQQSDLIKTCITDASSFFIQFPMDMDVKMKAILLGACLFIDILCFDKSGHLLFKLIRGS; encoded by the exons ATGTCAGAACCAg AAGCTCCTCCAGCCACAGGACTCCAGATAGACGATCAACCATTTCCAGTTCCGCCACCTTTGAATCAGTCTGAACCACTTTATGAAGATGTCCAGGATCAGGACGaacatatatacatgt GTCCTGATCCAGTTCCGCCACCTGCTGTGCTTCAGCTAGAGAATCAACCACCTCCAGTTCAGCCAGTAATGAATCCGTCTCCAATTAATGCAGCCCCTTACCTGATTCAGCCGTATAAAG GTTATCCTGTCCAATACGTCCTTCCAAATTCAATGCCTGAGCAAGGACAGTGCATATCTGCTTATCCCATGGGAGGTTATGGAGTACCAGAGCAGGTTCCTCAACCTGCAGAACTCCAGCTAGGCAGTCATCCACTTCCAGTTCAGACGGTCTTGACTCAGTCTAGTCCAAGTACTTCAGCACCTCATCAGGTTCACGCATATGCAG caccTCCAGCTGTAGAACTTCAGTCAGAGAATCAACCAACTCCAGTTCAGCCAGTCTTGAATCAGTCTGATCCAAGTGATCCAGCATCTCACCAGGCTCAGCCATATGCAG CACCTGCAGTTCCACCActagttttatttaatggaGTACCACCCGGTCTCGAGTACCTCACTCAG GTCGACCAGATACTTATTCACCAAAAAACAGCGTGTATAAAAA TACTCACTCGCTTTGAGACTAACAACGAGTATGAGATCAAGAACAGCACTGGGCAAGAGATCTACCACGCCAAAGAAGAGAGTGACTGCTTAGTACACAATATCTTTGGTCCGGCACGtgcttttaaaatgcatattacaaacCACATGGATCAAGAGATCATTCAGATGCACAGACCAATGCGCTGCTTCCTCTCTGAG GTTGAGGTACAGGCTCCCCCTGGAGTAACCATAGGCTATGTGAAACAGGAGTGGTCCTTTTCACCAAAATTCTCCATCCTGGGCCCCAATAATGAGATGCTACTGAGGATCCAGGGCCCCTTCCTTCCATTCAAATGCTGTGATGACATAGACTTTGag GTAAAAGGCATGATTGGTGAACAGTCTATTGGTCGAATCACAAAACAGCAGAGTGATTTAATAAAGACATGCATCACCGATGCCAGCAGTTTTTTTATACAGTTCCCTATGGACATGGATGTTAAAATGAAGGCTATACTTTTGGGTGCTTGCCTTTTTATT GACATCTTGTGCTTTGACAAAAGTGGacatttactttttaagttAATAAGGGGTTCATGA
- the plscr3b gene encoding phospholipid scramblase 3b, giving the protein MSGPGYPSPHHPMPQPGGHSMPPYPMGGYGEPGQAAPPAGFHVGYQPVPDQPVMYQPGPVSPASHQGQPYGAPVPAPTSVPAGVPPGLEYLTQIDQILIHQKVELLEAIIGFETNNQYEIKNSLGQKIYSAKEKNDCCTRNCCGALRSFDMKIKDNADREVMRLIRPFRCVSCWCPCCLQEMEVQAPPGTTVGYVKQDWHPFYPKFSIQGPNKETVMKLEGPCLACNCCGDVNFELKGKDGTGKPIGRISKQWSGLLKEVFTDTDNFGIQFPMDMDVKMKAVLMGTCFLIDFMFFEKVGDTNQRNTVFS; this is encoded by the exons ATGTCTGGCCCAG GCTACCCATCTCCACACCATCCCATGCCCCAACCAGGCGGACACTCCATGCCCCCCTATCCCATGGGAGGATATGGTGAGCCTGGACAGGCGGCACCACCTGCAGGGTTCCATGTAGGATACCAGCCCGTTCCAGATCAGCCAGTTATGTATCAGCCTGGTCCAGTCAGTCCAGCATCTCACCAGGGCCAACCCTATGGAG CACCTGTACCTGCACCAACTTCAGTGCCTGCTGGAGTACCACCTGGTCTGGAGTACCTCACTCAG ATTGATCAGATCCTTATTCATCAGAAAGTGGAGTTGTTAGAGG CAATCATTGGCTTTGAAACCAACAACCAATATGAGATCAAGAATAGCCTTGGTCAAAAGATCTATTCtgccaaagaaaaaaatgactgctGCACACGCAACTGCTGTGGTGCCCTGCGCAGCTTTGACATGAAGATCAAAGACAACGCCGATCGAGAGGTCATGCGACTGATCCGACCTTTCCGCTGTGTCTCCTGTTGGTGCCCTTGCTGCCTGCAAGAG ATGGAGGTACAGGCCCCCCCGGGAACAACTGTTGGGTATGTGAAGCAGGACTGGCACCCCTTTTATCCAAAATTCTCCATCCAGGGGCCAAACAAGGAGACTGTGATGAAGCTCGAGGGGCCCTGCTTGGCATGTAACTGCTGTGGTGATGTGAACTTCGAG ctCAAAGGTAAAGATGGTACTGGGAAGCCTATCGGTCGAATCAGTAAGCAGTGGAGCGGCCTCTTAAAGGAAGTCTTCACTGATACTGACAACTTTGGCATCCAGTTTCCTATGGACATGGATGTTAAGATGAAGGCTGTACTTATGGGCACTTGCTTCCTGATT GATTTTATGTTCTTTGAAAAAGTGGGAGACACAAACCAGCGAAATACTGTATTCTCTTAA